Sequence from the Candidatus Dormiibacterota bacterium genome:
GCGAGTTCACCGTGGTGCTGGGACCCAACGGCGCGGGCAAGACCACCCTGCTCCGGGTCCTGCTCGGCCTCCACCCGCTGAGCGAGGGCACCGTCGAGGTGCTCGGCGGGCCCCCGCGCCGGGGCCGCCACGCGGTCGGGTACGTGCCCCAGCGCCGCACCCTCGACTCCGACCTCACCGTGCGCGGCCGCGACCTGGTCGCGCTGGGCGTGGACGGGAACCGCTGGGGGATCCCGCTGTCCTCCGCATCCGCGCGGCGCAAGCGCGCGCTCGTCGAGTCCGCCCTCGAGGCGGTGGGCGCGACCGGGTACGCCGGCCGTCCCGTCGGCCGCCTCAGCGGCGGCGAGCAGCAGCGCCTGCTCCTCGCCCAGGCGCTGGTGACCGAGCCCCGCCTGCTGCTCCTCGACGAGCCGCTCGCCAGCCTCGACATCCGCAGCCAGGGGGTGATCACCGCCCTGGTGGCCGGGCTCGCC
This genomic interval carries:
- a CDS encoding ABC transporter ATP-binding protein — its product is MTDRAAAAPALADRPPTSGMSRQPAGSAAIRLSDAGVAHGRRFIWRHADLEVQPGEFTVVLGPNGAGKTTLLRVLLGLHPLSEGTVEVLGGPPRRGRHAVGYVPQRRTLDSDLTVRGRDLVALGVDGNRWGIPLSSASARRKRALVESALEAVGATGYAGRPVGRLSGGEQQRLLLAQALVTEPRLLLLDEPLASLDIRSQGVITALVAGLARERGITVVLVAHDVNPLVSFLDRVVYVAGGAMVSGRPDEVITTETLSALYDYPVEVIRDSRGRIVVVGLDDCDSHHH